Proteins from one Scleropages formosus chromosome 14, fSclFor1.1, whole genome shotgun sequence genomic window:
- the LOC108920496 gene encoding ras-related protein Rab-9A-like codes for MAAKSTLLKVILLGDGGVGKSSIMNRYVTNKFDAQLFHTIGVEFLNKDLEVDGHLATVQIWDTAGQERFRSLRTPFYRGSDCCLLTFSVDDSQSFLNLANWKKEFIYYADVKEPENFPFVVLGNKIDVTERQVSAEDARHWCRDNGNHPYYETSAKDATNVAAAFEEVVRRVLAVEEQGENLIATDTVDLHRKSRSGGICC; via the coding sequence ATGGCAGCCAAGTCAACCCTGCTGAAGGTCATCTTACTAGGCGATGGGGGTGTGGGAAAAAGTTCCATCATGAATCGCTATGTCACTAACAAGTTTGACGCGCAACTGTTTCACACCATCGGCGTGGAGTTCCTCAACAAGGACCTGGAGGTTGACGGCCACCTGGCCACCGTGCAGATCTGGGACACGGCAGGTCAGGAGCGCTTTCGCAGCCTGCGGACGCCCTTCTACCGTGGCTCCGACTGCTGCCTGCTCACCTTCAGTGTGGATGACAGCCAAAGCTTCCTGAACCTGGCCAACTGGAAGAAGGAGTTCATCTATTATGCTGATGTCAAGGAGCCCGAGAACTTCCCCTTCGTGGTGCTAGGTAACAAGATAGATGTGACAGAGAGACAGGTGTCTGCTGAGGATGCCCGGCACTGGTGCCGTGACAACGGCAACCACCCGTACTACGAGACAAGCGCCAAAGATGCCACCAATGTGGCGGCAGCATTCGAGGAGGTAGTACGGCGCGTTCTAGCTGTGGAGGAGCAGGGAGAGAACCTCATCGCCACGGACACAGTGGACCTTCACAGGAAGTCTCGCTCTGGTGGCATTTGCTGTTGA